A single genomic interval of Calypte anna isolate BGI_N300 chromosome 3, bCalAnn1_v1.p, whole genome shotgun sequence harbors:
- the REL gene encoding proto-oncogene c-Rel isoform X2, with protein sequence MDTTKQSLGQNGESCLPEEQLHNIDEYDLNVVRLCFQAFLPDEHGNYTLALPPLISNPIYDNRAPNTAELRICRVNKNCGSVKGGDEIFLLCDKVQKDDIEVRFVLDNWEAKGSFSQADVHRQVAIVFRTPPFLRDITEPVTVKMQLRRPSDQEVSEPMDFRYLPDEKDPYGNKAKRQRSTLAWQKLIQDCGSNATERPKVSPFPTVTSEGKLIKTEPKMFSSPPMMPGFLSNTSQIYPVCNQIQSAPGGTGKPDSLSSYWQQLFSSAPQAGSLLGTHPQNSFVADVPQPDATQGSSSLLTFSDSPLSWPDEKDSGFYRNFCAANGMGTVPASAADAQNLSSNSIVQQAHAASISTASIVSMETDDMNCASMNFEKFNRVLNASNPRQQLHQVPPACPPGAAPSSTPFSSQPNLADPTIYGYLDQEVLSQSRLSTHPIPNHSNSIADNQFYDTDGVHPDELYQSLQLDSILQNYNH encoded by the exons TGCCTGAAGAACAGCTGCATAACATCGATGAGTATGATCTCAATGTTGTCCGCCTCTGCTTCCAAGCTTTCCTCCCTGATGAACACGGCAACTACACATTAGCTCTTCCTCCTTTGATTTCCAACCCCATCTATGACAACA GAGCCCCCAATACAGCAGAATTGAGAATTTGTCGTGTGAACAAGAACTGTGGAAGTGTAAAAGGCGGGGATGAAATATTTCTACTCTGTGACAAAGTCCAGAAAG ATGACATAGAAGTCAGATTTGTCTTGGACAACTGGGAGGCCAAAGGTTCCTTCTCACAAGCTGATGTTCACCGTCAAGTTGCGATTGTGTTCAGAACGCCCCCGTTTCTCAGAGACATCACCGAGCCCGTCACAGTGAAGATGCAGCTGCGAAGACCTTCAGACCAGGAAGTCAGTGAACCTATGGATTTCAGATACCTACCAGATGAAAAGG ATCCATATGGCAATAAAGCAAAAAGGCAGAGATCAACCTTGGCTTGGCAAAAGCTCATACAGGACTGTg GATCAAATGCAACAGAAAGGCCCAAAGTATCCCCATTCCCCACTGTCACTTCGGAAGGGAAGCTGATTAAGACAG AACCAAAGATGTTTTCATCCCCACCGATGATGCCAGGGTTCTTATCCAACACCAGTCAGATCTACCCTGTATGCAACCAGATCCAATCGGCTCCGGGGGGCACAGGGAAGCCAGACTCACTCTCCTCATACTGGCAGCAGCTGTTCAGCTCAGCCCCCCAGGCCGGCAGCCTGCTCGGCACCCACCCCCAGAACAGCTTTGTGGCAGATGTGCCTCAGCCTGATGCTactcagggcagcagctctctcCTGACTTTCAGCGACAGCCCCCTGAGCTGGCCTGATGAGAAGGATTCGGGCTTCTACCGGAATTTCTGCGCCGCCAACGGGATGGGAACGGTGCCGGCGTCGGCTGCAGACGCGCAGAACCTGTCGAGTAACAGCATCGTGCAGCAGGCGCATGCTGCCAGCATCTCCACAGCCAGCATTGTCAGCATGGAGACCGATGACATGAACTGTGCCAGTATGAACTTCGAGAAGTTTAACCGAGTGTTGAATGCCAGCaatcccaggcagcagctccatcaggtGCCTCCTGCTTGCCCTCCAGGAGCGGCCCCAAGCAGCACGCCTTTTAGTTCGCAGCCTAACTTAGCTGACCCGACAATTTACGGTTATCTAGACCAAGAAGTTTTAAGCCAATCGAGACTATCCACCCACCCCATCCCAAACCACTCGAATAGCATTGCAGATAACCAGTTCTATGACACCGATGGTGTCCACCCTGACGAGCTCTATCAGTCTCTCCAGTTGGATAGCATCTTACAAAACTATAACCACTGA